In Bacillus toyonensis BCT-7112, a single window of DNA contains:
- the argF gene encoding ornithine carbamoyltransferase: MLMTRPNLKGRSFLAEKDFTQEELLYFLDLAAELKEKKKNGVSHHYLEGKNVALLFEKTSTRTRCAFTVACTDLGANPEYLGKGDIQLGKKESVEDTAKVLGRMFDGIEFRGFNHETVESLAQNSGVPVWNGLTDMWHPTQTLADLLTIREHVGKLKNVKLVYVGDGRNNVANSLLVGGAIVGMDVRICTPESLWPEQEVIDLAKKYNEQVMITSNVEEAVANADVIYTDVWVSMGEEEKFAERVELLKPYQVNMKMIKETGNENVIFLHCLPAFHDVETMYGEEVYEKYGLREMEVTDEVFRSKHSKVFDQAENRMHTIKAVMAATLGNME; this comes from the coding sequence ATGTTAATGACTAGACCAAATTTAAAAGGAAGAAGTTTTCTAGCTGAAAAAGATTTTACACAAGAAGAATTATTATATTTTCTAGATTTAGCAGCAGAATTAAAAGAGAAAAAGAAAAACGGTGTCTCACATCATTATTTAGAAGGTAAAAATGTAGCGCTATTATTTGAAAAAACCTCTACTCGTACGCGATGTGCATTTACAGTAGCATGTACAGATTTAGGTGCGAACCCTGAATATTTAGGGAAAGGTGATATTCAGCTTGGAAAAAAAGAATCCGTAGAGGATACAGCAAAAGTGTTAGGACGTATGTTTGACGGAATTGAGTTTCGTGGATTTAATCATGAAACTGTAGAATCTTTAGCACAAAATTCTGGTGTACCGGTTTGGAATGGATTAACAGATATGTGGCATCCAACACAAACACTTGCAGATTTATTAACAATTAGAGAACATGTAGGGAAATTAAAAAATGTGAAGCTTGTTTACGTTGGAGATGGACGAAATAATGTTGCTAATAGCTTACTAGTTGGTGGAGCGATTGTTGGAATGGATGTACGTATTTGTACACCGGAATCTTTATGGCCAGAGCAAGAAGTAATTGATTTAGCAAAAAAATATAATGAACAGGTAATGATAACAAGTAATGTGGAAGAAGCTGTTGCAAATGCAGATGTAATTTATACAGATGTATGGGTGTCTATGGGAGAAGAAGAAAAATTTGCTGAACGTGTCGAGTTATTGAAACCTTATCAAGTAAATATGAAAATGATTAAAGAAACAGGGAATGAAAACGTGATTTTCTTACATTGTTTACCCGCATTCCATGATGTTGAAACGATGTATGGTGAGGAAGTTTATGAGAAATATGGGCTGAGAGAAATGGAGGTAACTGACGAAGTATTCCGCAGTAAACATTCAAAAGTATTTGATCAGGCTGAAAATAGAATGCATACAATTAAAGCGGTTATGGCAGCTACTTTAGGAAACATGGAGTAA